The proteins below come from a single Juglans regia cultivar Chandler chromosome 12, Walnut 2.0, whole genome shotgun sequence genomic window:
- the LOC108997506 gene encoding protein RADIALIS-like 4, translating into MASNSLAFSKGCNSSWTPQENKKFESALAVHDKDTPDRWQKVAKAVGGKSVEEVKRHYEILIADVKEIESDRIPFPNYR; encoded by the coding sequence ATGGCATCCAACTCTCTCGCTTTTTCAAAGGGCTGTAACTCCTCTTGGACCCCTCAGGAGAACAAGAAATTCGAGAGTGCCCTCGCTGTTCATGACAAGGACACTCCTGATCGCTGGCAGAAGGTTGCCAAAGCTGTGGGTGGAAAATCTGTAGAGGAGGTGAAGAGGCACTATGAAATCCTCATAGCGGATGTCAAGGAAATTGAATCTGATAGAATCCCATTTCCCAATTACAGGTGA